A single region of the Leisingera thetidis genome encodes:
- a CDS encoding arginine/lysine/ornithine decarboxylase, with translation MKFRFPIVIIDEDFRSENISGSGIRAMAQAIEDEGFEVLGVTSYGDLSQFAQQQSRASAFVLSIDDEEFTPGPDLDPAVLNLRAFIEEVRWKNADVPIYIYGETKTSRHLPNDILRELHGFIHMFEDTPEFVARHIIREAKSYLESIQPPFFRKLLDYAEDGSYSWHCPGHSGGVAFLKSPVGQMYHQFYGENMLRADVCNAVEELGQLLDHNGAIGASERNAARIFNADHCFFVTNGTSTSNKMVWHHTVAPGDVVVVDRNCHKSILHSIIMTGAIPVFLKPTRNHWGIIGPIPHSEFEIDSIKAKIRANPLLQDTDAEAVKPRIMTLTQSTYDGVLYNTEAIKGLLDGYAENLHFDEAWLPHAAFHPFYGSYHAMGRKRGRTKHSVTYATQSIHKLLAGISQASHVLVQDSEETKLDRHLFNEAYLMHTSTSPQYSIIASCDVAAAMMEPPGGTALVEESIIEALDFRRAMRKVDEEYGDDDWWFKVWGPDDLAEEGIGSTKDWVLKKTDADGVQAGGEDSWHGFGDMAPGFNMLDPIKATIITPGLNLDGRFEDWGIPASIVTKYLAEHGVVVEKTGLYSFFIMFTIGITKGRWNTLLTALQQFKDDYARNLPMWRAMPDFCGMQPRYEQMGLRDLCAHVHALYAGSNVARLSTEMYLSDLTPAMKPSEAFSHIARRTTQRVPIDELEGRITTSLVTPYPPGIPLLIPGEVFNRKIVEYLKFNREFGRECPGFETDIHGLVQETGPDGVTHFFADCVAE, from the coding sequence ATGAAATTCCGCTTCCCCATTGTGATCATTGACGAAGACTTCCGATCCGAGAATATCTCCGGGTCCGGCATCCGCGCCATGGCGCAGGCCATCGAGGACGAGGGCTTCGAGGTGCTGGGTGTCACCAGTTATGGTGATCTGTCGCAGTTTGCGCAGCAGCAGTCCCGTGCCAGCGCCTTTGTCCTGTCGATCGACGACGAGGAGTTCACCCCCGGCCCGGACCTGGACCCGGCGGTGCTGAACCTGCGCGCGTTCATCGAGGAGGTGCGCTGGAAGAACGCCGATGTGCCGATCTACATCTACGGGGAAACCAAGACCAGCCGCCACCTGCCCAATGACATCCTGCGCGAGCTGCACGGCTTCATCCACATGTTCGAGGACACGCCGGAGTTCGTGGCCCGCCACATCATCCGCGAAGCGAAAAGCTATCTCGAGAGCATCCAGCCGCCGTTCTTCCGAAAGCTCCTGGACTATGCCGAGGACGGGTCCTATTCGTGGCATTGCCCGGGGCATTCCGGCGGCGTCGCGTTTCTGAAAAGTCCGGTGGGGCAGATGTACCACCAGTTCTACGGCGAAAACATGCTGCGGGCCGACGTCTGCAACGCGGTGGAGGAGCTGGGCCAGCTTCTGGATCACAACGGCGCCATCGGCGCCTCGGAGCGCAATGCGGCACGGATCTTCAATGCCGATCACTGTTTCTTTGTCACCAACGGCACCTCGACCTCCAACAAGATGGTCTGGCATCACACGGTGGCGCCGGGCGACGTGGTGGTGGTGGACCGCAACTGCCACAAGTCGATCCTGCATTCGATCATCATGACCGGCGCCATTCCGGTGTTCCTGAAGCCGACCCGCAACCACTGGGGCATCATCGGCCCGATCCCGCATTCGGAGTTCGAGATCGACAGCATCAAGGCCAAGATCCGCGCCAACCCGCTGCTGCAGGATACCGATGCCGAGGCGGTGAAACCGCGGATCATGACGCTGACCCAGTCGACCTATGACGGCGTTCTCTACAATACCGAAGCGATCAAGGGGCTGCTCGACGGCTATGCCGAGAACCTGCATTTCGACGAGGCCTGGCTGCCGCATGCCGCCTTTCATCCGTTCTACGGCAGCTACCACGCGATGGGCCGCAAGCGCGGCCGCACCAAGCATTCGGTGACCTATGCCACCCAGTCGATCCACAAGCTGCTGGCCGGGATCAGCCAGGCCAGCCATGTGCTGGTACAGGACAGCGAGGAGACCAAGCTGGACCGGCACCTGTTCAACGAGGCCTACCTGATGCACACCTCCACCAGCCCGCAGTATTCGATCATCGCCAGCTGCGATGTGGCGGCGGCGATGATGGAGCCGCCGGGCGGCACCGCGCTGGTCGAGGAAAGCATCATCGAGGCGCTGGATTTCCGCCGCGCCATGCGCAAGGTCGACGAGGAATACGGCGACGACGACTGGTGGTTCAAGGTCTGGGGGCCGGACGATCTGGCCGAGGAAGGCATCGGCAGCACCAAGGACTGGGTGCTGAAGAAGACCGACGCCGACGGCGTGCAGGCGGGCGGCGAGGACAGCTGGCACGGCTTCGGCGACATGGCGCCGGGCTTCAACATGCTGGATCCGATCAAGGCGACGATCATCACCCCCGGCCTGAACCTCGACGGCCGGTTCGAGGACTGGGGCATCCCCGCCTCGATCGTCACCAAGTACCTGGCCGAACACGGCGTGGTGGTGGAGAAGACCGGGCTTTACTCCTTCTTCATCATGTTCACCATCGGCATCACCAAGGGCCGCTGGAACACCCTGCTGACGGCGCTGCAGCAGTTCAAGGACGACTATGCGAGGAACCTGCCGATGTGGCGGGCGATGCCCGATTTCTGCGGAATGCAGCCGCGCTATGAGCAGATGGGCCTGCGCGACCTGTGCGCGCATGTGCATGCGCTCTATGCCGGCAGCAACGTCGCGCGGCTGTCGACCGAGATGTACCTGAGCGACCTGACCCCGGCGATGAAACCCAGCGAGGCGTTCAGCCACATCGCCCGGCGCACCACCCAGCGGGTGCCGATCGACGAGCTGGAAGGACGCATCACCACCAGCCTTGTGACCCCCTACCCGCCCGGCATTCCGCTCTTGATCCCGGGCGAAGTGTTCAACCGGAAGATCGTGGAATACCTCAAGTTCAACCGCGAATTCGGGCGCGAATGCCCGGGGTTCGAGACCGATATCCACGGTCTGGTGCAGGAAACCGGCCCCGATGGCGTGACGCATTTCTTCGCCGACTGCGTCGCGGAGTAA
- a CDS encoding group III truncated hemoglobin gives MAHAPPERPRKFDISTAEIRRLVASFYARVRADAVLGPVFDAAVGDWAAHEEKIAAFWRGAILREPGYDGNPMQMHLANADIRPEHFPVWLALFRDTAERELAPETARAIADLADRIGKGLSYGIETFRRGGSLPPVLA, from the coding sequence ATGGCCCATGCCCCGCCGGAACGGCCCCGGAAATTTGACATCAGCACGGCAGAGATCCGCAGGCTGGTCGCCAGCTTTTATGCCCGGGTCCGTGCGGATGCGGTGCTGGGGCCGGTGTTTGATGCAGCGGTCGGCGACTGGGCGGCGCATGAGGAAAAGATCGCCGCCTTCTGGCGCGGGGCAATCCTGCGGGAGCCGGGTTATGACGGCAATCCGATGCAGATGCATCTTGCCAACGCAGATATCCGGCCGGAGCATTTCCCGGTCTGGCTGGCCCTGTTCCGCGACACCGCCGAGCGCGAGCTGGCACCGGAAACCGCGCGCGCCATCGCCGATCTGGCGGACCGCATCGGCAAGGGGCTGTCTTACGGCATCGAGACCTTCCGGCGCGGCGGCAGCCTGCCGCCGGTGCTGGCATGA